In one window of Drosophila innubila isolate TH190305 chromosome 2L unlocalized genomic scaffold, UK_Dinn_1.0 4_B_2L, whole genome shotgun sequence DNA:
- the LOC117779930 gene encoding LOW QUALITY PROTEIN: folylpolyglutamate synthase (The sequence of the model RefSeq protein was modified relative to this genomic sequence to represent the inferred CDS: inserted 1 base in 1 codon): MYLLVPRISRLVLIPRKKTFQCSNNFFKLSFKAPTATPTAAPTATPAAATQQYQKHAGNSLVREKSIDTKKKLIEEPTKTSIKDQRDKWMAKVSPEMQRKAKTKISPGSGNKPAQTGFGTPGNSACFGMSKQFPREQRKQPKEQEEKLVEDGEVKGSSSVADRKNWMNRMHGSQQQKQAQWLKDMQAKQQAGREMQQQRMQQIKQTQPQQTQTKKGTSLAAISQTASAAKQETEMETETETEPEPEPEPKTPERLAYLEAVKQLNSYQIHEQTAGRAQTKTSRGGDGCDPNIEHTLQCLSETGFDKAQLESIPVIQVAGTKGRGSTCLLVEAILLSHGVKTGVLCAPHLFVTSERIRIDGEPLSDEEFTELFLQLQQELGHVQPPPSYNKLLTIMAFHAFRNANVDVAIVEIGSGCASDCTNITSHARTIGISTLGWEQSFNLSNSMRDIAWAKAAIMKPEASIYTSANQPECFEVLSQRAKQLGVQLHRVPSYPSYVEANFSDKKLLNSANFSVKLNGSLAIQLAYDYMRRYKPEYVVGLEHNATQLTPGATRGIETFVQRGQFEIMKYDMFNVYMDSADTLESMMMCREWFYTRTRGSRSPKVLLFNKVNEFNSKDLLTILRHNMRFEEAGFVPSPSLFEGESLDGDEQDKATKDAIAWHSMEELQRARRNASNWRSLCEEDGXRDSAQLSISIDSFFDYLHNKYGNQRYGMRNELDVLVTGSRELVAGTISWLQKKKEAQFKKWH; encoded by the exons ATGTATTTGCTAGTGCCACGGATCTCTCGACTTGTTCTCATTCCACGCaagaaaacatttcaatgcagcaacaatttcttCAAGCTCAGCTTCAAGGCGCCGACAGCGACGCCAACAGCGGCGCCAACTGCGACGCCAGCAGCGGCAACACAGCAATATCAAAAGCATGCGGGAAATTCTTTAGTGCGAGAGAAATCGATTGATACCAAGAAGAAGCTCATTGAGGAGCCAACAAAGACCAGCATCAAGGATCAGAGGGATAAATGGATGGCCAAAGTTTCGCCCGAGATGCAGCGCAAGGCGAAGACTAAAATAAGCCCTGGAAGTGGTAATAAACCAGCTCAGACTGGCTTTGGAACACCAGGAAATTCCGCCTGCTTTGGCATGTCCAAGCAATTTCCGAGAGAGCAGAGAAAGCAGCCCAAGGAGCAGGAGGAAAAGTTGGTGGAGGATGGTGAGGTCAAAGGATCAAGCAGCGTGGCGGATCGCAAAAACTGGATGAATCGCATGCATGGCAGCCAACAGCAGAAGCAGGCGCAATGGCTGAAGGATATGCAGGCCAAGCAGCAGGCAGGACGCGAAATGCAACAGCAGAGGATGCAACAAATCAAGCaaacacaaccacaacaaacacaGACCAAAAAGGGGACTTCCCTAGCTGCCATATCCCAGACTGCGAGTGCTGCCAAACAAGAgacggagatggagacggaaacggaaacggagCCGGAGCCGGAGCCAGAACCCAAAACTCCAGAGCGTCTTGCCTATTTGGAAGCTGTGAAGCAACTAAACTCGTACCAGATTCACGAGCAGACTGCAGGACGAGCACAGACGAAGACAAGTCGAGGGGGCGACGGATGCGATCCGAATATTGAGCACACATTGCAGTGTCTCAGCGAAACGGGCTTCGACAAGGCGCAACTGGAGAGTATACCAGTCATTCAGGTGGCAGGCACCAAAGGACGCGGCTCCACTTGCCTCCTGGTCGAGGCGATTCTCCTGTCGCATGGCGTGAAAACTGGCGTGCTCTGTGCTCCACATTTGTTTGTGACCAGCGAACGTATACGCATCGATGGTGAGCCCCTGTCGGATGAGGAGTTTACGGAATTGttcttgcaactgcaacaggaATTGGGGCACGTGCAACCGCCGCCAAGTTACAACAAATTGCTAACGATAATGGCATTTCATGCCTTTCGCAATGCCAATGTGGATGTGGCAATTGTTGAGATAGGCAGCGGTTGTGCCAGCGATTGCACCAACATCACATCCCACGCCAGGACAATTGGCATCAGCACATTGGGATGGGAGCAAAGCTTCAATTTGAGCAACTCCATGAGGGACATCGCCTGGGCAAAGGCGGCGATTATGAAACCGGAGGCAAGTATCTATACCAGTGCCAATCAACCGGAATGCTTTGAGGTGCTCAGTCAACGGGCCAAACAACTTGGTGTCCAGCTGCATCGGGTGCCCAGTTATCCCTCCTATGTGGAGGCTAATTTCTCGGATAAAAAGCTGTTGAATAGCGCGAATTTCTCGGTGAAATTGAATGGTTCCTTGGCCATTCAGTTGGCCTACGATTACATGCGACGCTATAAGCCGGAGTATGTGGTCGGCTTGGAGCACAATGCCACACAATTGACTCCAGGTGCCACACGTGGCATCGAAACTTTTGTGCAACGCGGCCAATTCGAGATCATGAAGTATGACATGTTCAATGTGTACATGGACAGTGCTGATACCCTGGAAAGTATGATGATGTGCCGCGAATGGTTCTATACACGCACTCGCGGCAGTCGCTCCCCGAAGGTTCTGCTCTTCAACAAGGTCAACGAGTTCAATTCAAAGGATCTGTTGACCATTTTACGTCATAATATGCGCTTTGAGGAAGCCGGCTTTGTGCCCAGTCCGAGTTTATTCGAGGGCGAATCTTTGGATGGGGACGAGCAGGATAAGGCCACTAAGGATGCAATTGCCTGGCATAGTATGGAGGAACTTCAACGAGCTCGACGCAATGCCAGCAATTGGCGTTCCCTCTGCGAGGAGGATG ACCGAGATAGTGCCCAACTCTCCATCTCCATTGATTCCTTCTTCGATTATCTGCACAACAAATATGGCAATCAAAGGTACGGCATGCGCAATGAACTCGATGTCCTTGTCACAGGATCCAGAGAACTCGTCGCCGGCACCATCAGTTGGCTCCAGAAGAAAAAGGAAGCCCAGTTCAAGAAGTGGCATTAA